From the genome of Hymenobacter cellulosilyticus, one region includes:
- a CDS encoding DUF4468 domain-containing protein has translation MKSLYTTLLLVGISSAVSAQKKPYGYARLPQVDNKVVYTAIIPATGTSQEVLYARAKQWINQNITGSPDTSRTRNKEEGILIAHGLLRQPPVGIFKDPNSYAYACTVAVKDGKYKYQIDHIQWTYSTMNVLGDVIQGPYTLAVEFLGTMPPNYADDRAAYLDEQAKALIKSLEEVMVPKTSVTW, from the coding sequence ATGAAGTCACTCTATACAACGCTGCTACTTGTGGGTATCAGCAGTGCGGTTAGCGCACAAAAAAAGCCCTACGGATACGCCCGCTTGCCCCAGGTTGATAATAAAGTAGTGTACACAGCTATAATACCTGCCACTGGTACCAGCCAGGAAGTGCTATATGCGCGGGCCAAGCAATGGATAAATCAAAACATAACCGGCAGCCCAGATACCAGCCGCACCCGCAACAAGGAAGAAGGTATCCTGATAGCCCACGGGCTGCTACGGCAGCCACCCGTCGGCATTTTTAAGGACCCCAACAGCTACGCCTACGCGTGCACCGTGGCGGTGAAAGACGGCAAATACAAGTACCAGATTGACCACATCCAGTGGACTTATAGTACCATGAATGTTTTGGGTGATGTAATTCAGGGACCCTATACGCTGGCAGTGGAATTCCTGGGTACTATGCCTCCAAACTACGCTGACGACCGAGCTGCTTACCTCGATGAGCAGGCCAAAGCGCTTATCAAGTCGTTGGAAGAAGTAATGGTACCCAAAACCTCCGTCACCTGGTAG
- a CDS encoding DNA alkylation repair protein produces the protein MTAARLSQALLTLADPARAALLQRFFKTGPGDYGEGDQFLGLTLPQQRTVAREFRQLPLAETEQLLASPWHEVRQTALVIWTLQFQKAGPAGRQAIHEAYLRHRRRVNNWNLVDITCPLLVGTYLLDKDRTLLYELAAEDHLWSQRMSIVSTLAFIRQGQFQDTFGVAEQLLSHRHDLIHKATGWMLREVGKRNEDALEEFLADYSRRMPAPCCATPLKSWPPVGDSFS, from the coding sequence ATGACTGCCGCCCGTCTTTCCCAAGCTCTTCTTACCCTCGCCGACCCTGCGCGGGCCGCATTGCTGCAGCGGTTTTTCAAGACCGGGCCGGGTGATTATGGCGAAGGGGACCAGTTCTTGGGCCTGACGCTGCCCCAGCAACGGACAGTAGCCCGGGAATTTCGGCAGCTGCCGTTGGCTGAGACGGAGCAGCTGCTGGCCAGCCCCTGGCACGAGGTGCGCCAAACAGCGCTTGTTATCTGGACGCTGCAATTTCAAAAAGCGGGACCCGCGGGCCGGCAAGCCATTCACGAAGCTTACCTGCGCCACCGCCGCCGCGTCAACAACTGGAACCTGGTGGATATTACCTGCCCGCTGCTGGTGGGCACCTACCTGCTCGATAAGGACCGGACATTACTGTATGAGCTAGCGGCCGAAGACCACCTCTGGAGCCAGCGCATGAGCATCGTTTCGACGCTGGCTTTCATTCGTCAGGGGCAGTTTCAGGATACCTTTGGTGTGGCCGAGCAGCTCCTCTCCCACCGCCACGACCTGATTCACAAAGCTACTGGCTGGATGCTGCGGGAAGTGGGCAAGCGCAATGAGGATGCCCTGGAAGAGTTTCTGGCCGACTATTCCCGGCGTATGCCCGCACCATGCTGCGCTACGCCATTGAAAAGCTGGCCCCCAGTCGGCGACAGTTTTTCTTAA
- a CDS encoding macro domain-containing protein: MHFYLIDTNQEVTQAWQRVFADVENVTIQHGSIFDFPCDAIVSPANSFGFMNGGIDFSISKHLGWHIEKELQHLIREQYYGELLVGQAALVPTGSALFPYLISAPTMRTPMTITRGPNVYQAMKGLLLLLEHGTMPSGEPVKSKITTVAIPGLGTGVGQVRPLVCARQMRIAWEDVMQRKYATKAGWEQLRSNYAYFYTHDEKDITYDIG, encoded by the coding sequence ATGCACTTTTACCTTATTGACACCAACCAGGAGGTTACCCAGGCCTGGCAACGCGTATTTGCCGACGTTGAGAACGTAACTATTCAGCACGGCTCCATTTTCGATTTTCCGTGCGACGCCATTGTCAGTCCGGCCAACAGCTTCGGCTTTATGAACGGCGGCATCGATTTTTCCATCTCCAAGCATTTGGGCTGGCACATCGAAAAGGAGTTGCAGCACCTTATCCGGGAACAGTACTACGGTGAGCTGCTGGTAGGGCAGGCGGCCCTGGTACCCACGGGCAGCGCCCTTTTTCCCTACCTTATTTCGGCGCCCACCATGCGCACGCCCATGACCATCACGCGGGGGCCCAATGTGTACCAGGCCATGAAGGGCTTGCTGCTGTTGCTGGAACATGGCACAATGCCCAGCGGTGAGCCGGTCAAATCCAAGATTACCACGGTGGCTATTCCGGGCCTGGGCACAGGCGTGGGTCAGGTGCGGCCCCTGGTGTGCGCCCGGCAGATGCGGATTGCGTGGGAAGACGTGATGCAGCGCAAGTACGCCACCAAGGCTGGCTGGGAGCAGCTTCGCTCCAACTACGCCTATTTCTACACCCACGACGAAAAGGATATTACTTACGATATTGGCTGA